From one Desulfovibrio sp. Huiquan2017 genomic stretch:
- a CDS encoding bifunctional folylpolyglutamate synthase/dihydrofolate synthase: protein MKHFSTYSELCDYMDRLGLFHMDLTLGRMEAFWAARGLPDIPMIHVVGTNGKGSTCAFLTSLARAHGQKVGTFTSPHFVSPRERIQVNRRMLSEQTWVDLANEAMSVPGAEDLTYFEFQTCLAMLAFEQAGVNLAVMEAGLGGRFDATVAFKPSLTLFAPIGMDHEKILGPTLSDIARDKAGAILEGGVALTGPQEPEAMIRLQERAEAVHARLVYTVDVAGPVGAVRLGLKGIHQTANARLALAGWRWFAAGRSLRTDHITERFGLESAFLPGRFQRVEHDGRELILDGAHNAHALTALNAALKSEGIRPGKVVFACLRDKNLTDMLPLIRSLTDGPILVPAMHGERAADNQTIARAIGERASASESLQAALSTGPDAQGPTLVCGSLYLLAEFYILNPRFLTA from the coding sequence GTGAAACACTTCAGCACCTATTCCGAACTTTGCGATTATATGGACCGGCTCGGTCTGTTCCATATGGATCTGACTCTGGGACGTATGGAAGCCTTCTGGGCGGCGCGCGGTCTGCCCGATATCCCCATGATCCACGTGGTCGGCACCAATGGCAAAGGGTCCACCTGTGCCTTTCTGACCTCCCTGGCCCGGGCCCATGGACAGAAGGTCGGCACCTTCACCTCGCCGCACTTCGTTTCCCCTCGGGAGCGCATCCAGGTCAATCGGCGCATGCTTTCCGAACAGACTTGGGTGGATCTGGCCAACGAGGCCATGTCTGTGCCCGGCGCCGAGGACCTGACCTACTTCGAATTCCAGACCTGTCTGGCCATGCTCGCCTTCGAACAGGCCGGGGTGAATTTGGCCGTCATGGAGGCCGGGTTGGGCGGCCGTTTCGACGCGACCGTCGCGTTCAAGCCGAGCCTGACCCTGTTCGCGCCCATCGGCATGGATCACGAGAAGATCCTCGGGCCGACTCTCTCGGACATCGCCAGGGACAAGGCCGGGGCCATCCTTGAGGGCGGAGTGGCTCTGACCGGCCCTCAGGAACCCGAGGCCATGATCCGCTTGCAAGAGCGGGCCGAGGCGGTCCACGCAAGGCTGGTCTACACCGTGGATGTGGCCGGACCCGTGGGCGCCGTGCGCCTCGGTCTCAAGGGTATCCATCAGACGGCCAACGCCCGCCTGGCATTGGCCGGATGGCGCTGGTTCGCGGCGGGTCGGTCTTTACGTACGGATCATATTACGGAACGGTTCGGCCTGGAGAGCGCCTTTTTGCCGGGCCGGTTCCAGCGCGTGGAGCATGACGGTCGGGAGCTCATCCTGGACGGAGCGCACAATGCCCACGCCCTGACCGCCCTGAATGCGGCCCTCAAGTCCGAGGGCATCCGGCCTGGGAAGGTGGTTTTCGCCTGCCTGCGCGACAAGAATTTGACCGACATGCTGCCGCTCATCCGAAGCCTGACCGATGGCCCCATTCTGGTCCCGGCCATGCACGGCGAGCGGGCCGCGGACAACCAGACCATCGCCCGGGCCATCGGGGAGCGGGCTTCGGCGTCGGAATCGTTGCAGGCGGCACTGTCCACGGGGCCCGATGCCCAGGGACCGACACTGGTATGCGGGTCCTTGTATTTGCTTGCCGAGTTCTATATCCTGAATCCTCGTTTTCTCACCGCCTAA
- the murA gene encoding UDP-N-acetylglucosamine 1-carboxyvinyltransferase produces the protein MDKLIIEGGVPLQGGIRVSGAKNAALPILMACLLADGKVSLSNVPRLADIRTSLKLLNILGCETTFENNEATSLCTGLKPEAPYDLVKTMRASVLCLGPLLARLGEAKVALPGGCAIGARPVDLHLRGFERMGAEFEITEGYIKGRCKGGLKGASISLDFPTVGGTENILMAASLADGETVIENAAREPEVVDLANFLNACGARITGQGTSVLHVEGVSSLTGCGYRIMPDRIEAGTYMVAAAITGGELEILDCPFQDLDAVSYKLREMGVWLQEEDDYVLVRRANGLLENVDVTTLPHPGYPTDMQAQLMALMCFGQGIGTIEEKIFENRFMHVLELVRLGADIRLKGRTAMVKGVGSLKGAPVMASDLRASASLVLAGLAAEGTTTIERIYHLDRGYENIEAKLSGVGARIRRVAG, from the coding sequence ATGGATAAACTTATCATCGAGGGCGGCGTCCCGCTCCAGGGCGGCATCCGGGTCAGCGGCGCAAAAAACGCGGCTCTGCCTATTCTCATGGCCTGTCTTTTGGCCGACGGAAAGGTCTCCCTGAGCAATGTGCCGCGTCTGGCGGATATCCGCACCTCTCTCAAGCTGCTGAACATCCTCGGCTGCGAAACCACCTTTGAAAATAACGAGGCCACCAGCCTGTGCACGGGCCTTAAGCCCGAGGCTCCCTACGACCTGGTCAAGACCATGCGCGCCTCGGTCCTTTGCCTCGGGCCGCTCCTGGCCCGGCTGGGCGAGGCCAAGGTGGCCCTGCCCGGCGGCTGCGCCATCGGCGCGCGGCCCGTGGACCTGCACCTGCGCGGCTTCGAGCGCATGGGCGCGGAGTTCGAGATTACCGAAGGCTACATCAAGGGGCGCTGTAAGGGCGGCCTGAAGGGTGCCTCCATCTCCCTGGATTTCCCCACGGTGGGCGGCACCGAGAACATCCTCATGGCCGCGTCCCTGGCCGACGGCGAGACCGTGATCGAGAATGCTGCCCGCGAGCCCGAGGTGGTCGATCTGGCCAACTTCCTCAATGCCTGCGGGGCCCGGATCACCGGCCAGGGCACCAGTGTGCTGCACGTCGAGGGCGTGTCCTCGCTGACCGGCTGCGGGTATCGCATCATGCCCGACCGCATTGAGGCCGGGACCTACATGGTCGCGGCGGCCATCACCGGCGGCGAACTGGAAATCCTGGATTGCCCGTTCCAGGATCTGGACGCGGTCAGCTACAAGCTGCGCGAAATGGGCGTCTGGCTTCAGGAGGAAGACGACTACGTCCTGGTCCGCCGGGCCAACGGGCTGCTTGAGAACGTGGATGTGACCACGTTGCCGCACCCCGGCTACCCCACGGACATGCAGGCCCAGCTCATGGCCCTGATGTGTTTCGGCCAGGGCATCGGGACCATCGAGGAGAAGATCTTCGAGAACCGCTTCATGCACGTTCTCGAATTGGTCCGCCTGGGCGCGGACATCCGCCTCAAGGGGCGGACCGCCATGGTCAAGGGCGTGGGCAGCCTCAAGGGCGCGCCGGTCATGGCCTCCGACCTTCGCGCCAGCGCCTCCCTGGTTCTCGCCGGGCTGGCCGCCGAAGGGACCACCACCATTGAGCGCATCTACCATCTCGACCGGGGTTACGAAAACATCGAGGCCAAACTCTCCGGCGTGGGCGCCCGCATCAGGCGCGTCGCGGGCTGA
- a CDS encoding aminopeptidase, translating to MSKLQLEYEPKSAWEAYASDEHRAAMNGLAAEYVKFLSECKTERLVMDYVREKVTAAGFVEDFGGERVYRFNRNKTCFLARKGRRPLSEGYRLVGAHADCPRLDLKQRPLYEDLDICLAKTHYYGGIRKYQWLTIPLALHGTVVKKSGETVTVCIGEAPTDPVFTISDLLPHLAYKEVTKKVEDAFEAEKLNLILGQSPVPAPSDDADKAKEPVKRKVLELLNERYGIEEADFLSAEMQAVPAGPARFVGLDESLVGGYGQDDRSSVFCALEAFLAEPEPEYCQVVLFWDKEEIGSEGATGAKSYFFEYCMEELVDAWEPGARLSRVLMNGSALSADVSAAMDPDYKDVYEPLNAARLGYGPCFNKFTGHRGKVGANDAHPDFVGWLRSIFDGAGVPWHMSELGKVDAGGGGTVAKFLAVYGMDVIDVGVPVLSMHSPFELAAKADIYACVLAFREFLKR from the coding sequence ATGAGCAAGCTGCAATTGGAATACGAGCCCAAGTCCGCCTGGGAGGCCTATGCCTCGGACGAGCACAGGGCGGCCATGAACGGGCTGGCCGCCGAGTACGTGAAATTCTTGAGCGAATGCAAGACCGAGCGTCTGGTCATGGACTACGTGCGGGAAAAGGTCACGGCCGCCGGTTTCGTCGAGGACTTCGGCGGGGAGCGGGTCTATCGCTTCAATCGCAACAAGACCTGCTTTCTGGCCCGCAAGGGGAGGCGGCCCCTGTCCGAGGGCTACAGGCTGGTCGGGGCCCACGCGGACTGCCCGCGTCTGGACCTCAAGCAGCGTCCGCTTTATGAGGACCTGGACATCTGCCTGGCCAAGACCCATTACTATGGCGGCATTCGCAAGTATCAGTGGCTGACCATTCCGTTGGCCCTGCACGGCACCGTGGTCAAGAAGTCCGGCGAGACCGTCACCGTGTGCATCGGCGAGGCTCCGACCGATCCTGTCTTCACTATTTCCGACCTGTTGCCGCACCTGGCCTACAAGGAAGTGACCAAGAAGGTCGAGGACGCCTTTGAGGCCGAGAAGCTCAACCTGATCCTGGGCCAGTCTCCGGTTCCGGCGCCGTCCGACGACGCGGACAAGGCCAAGGAGCCGGTCAAGCGCAAGGTCCTGGAGCTCCTGAACGAGCGCTACGGCATTGAGGAAGCCGATTTTCTTAGCGCGGAGATGCAGGCCGTGCCCGCCGGTCCGGCCCGCTTCGTCGGCCTGGACGAATCCCTCGTCGGCGGCTACGGACAGGACGACCGGTCCAGCGTGTTCTGCGCGCTTGAGGCCTTTCTGGCCGAGCCCGAGCCGGAATACTGCCAGGTAGTGCTCTTTTGGGACAAGGAGGAGATCGGCTCCGAGGGCGCCACGGGCGCCAAGTCCTATTTTTTCGAGTATTGCATGGAGGAATTGGTGGACGCCTGGGAACCGGGCGCGCGCCTGTCCCGGGTGCTGATGAACGGCTCGGCCCTGTCCGCCGATGTGTCCGCGGCCATGGACCCGGATTACAAGGATGTCTACGAGCCGCTCAACGCCGCCAGACTGGGCTATGGTCCGTGCTTCAACAAGTTCACCGGACATCGTGGCAAGGTCGGGGCCAATGATGCCCACCCGGATTTCGTCGGCTGGCTGCGGTCCATATTCGACGGCGCGGGTGTTCCCTGGCACATGTCCGAGCTGGGCAAGGTGGATGCGGGCGGCGGCGGCACCGTGGCCAAGTTCCTGGCCGTGTACGGCATGGACGTCATAGACGTGGGCGTGCCGGTCTTGTCCATGCATTCGCCTTTCGAACTGGCCGCCAAGGCCGACATCTACGCCTGCGTCCTGGCCTTCCGGGAGTTCCTGAAGCGGTAG
- a CDS encoding lipid-binding SYLF domain-containing protein, whose product MPIRALNILSVLLCLVLVSGCAATGSNGAVTNRGTAQALVDESSGMLEHYLEKDRDGFLRDLLRDAKAVMIIPAVGDVSFFFSLGHGNALLAARTDAGWTGPVFLSKTSVGWGLQAGISKESGLLLIMHEDDVRYILEKGAALRGQARIVALNAELEANQTPEFYESGDIYFVGERSGLYAGMALSTGGYTNRTALNQAFSGVEGGAPETILFEKRIRPHGAERLLELLDGAGSGTPKNEKDGTEVPSNRVDLG is encoded by the coding sequence ATGCCTATTCGCGCATTAAATATCCTGTCCGTTCTGCTCTGCCTGGTCCTGGTGTCCGGGTGCGCTGCGACGGGCTCCAACGGGGCGGTCACCAATCGGGGAACGGCTCAGGCCCTGGTGGACGAATCCTCCGGTATGCTTGAACATTACCTGGAAAAGGACCGCGACGGCTTCTTGCGAGACCTGCTCCGCGACGCCAAGGCGGTCATGATTATCCCGGCCGTGGGCGACGTCAGCTTTTTCTTTTCCCTGGGGCACGGCAACGCCCTGTTGGCCGCTCGCACGGATGCCGGCTGGACCGGCCCGGTCTTCCTGTCCAAGACCTCGGTGGGCTGGGGATTGCAAGCGGGCATATCCAAGGAGTCCGGTCTGCTTTTGATCATGCACGAGGACGACGTCCGCTATATCCTCGAAAAAGGCGCGGCCCTGCGCGGCCAGGCCAGGATCGTGGCCCTGAATGCCGAGCTCGAGGCCAATCAGACGCCCGAGTTCTACGAGTCCGGGGATATTTATTTCGTGGGCGAACGGTCCGGCTTGTACGCGGGCATGGCCCTGAGTACCGGCGGATATACCAATCGCACCGCTTTGAACCAGGCCTTTTCCGGTGTGGAGGGCGGCGCTCCCGAGACCATTCTTTTCGAAAAGAGGATTCGGCCCCACGGCGCGGAACGGCTGTTGGAGCTGTTGGACGGGGCCGGTTCCGGCACCCCGAAAAACGAAAAGGACGGAACCGAAGTTCCGTCCAATCGTGTCGATCTGGGGTGA
- the selA gene encoding L-seryl-tRNA(Sec) selenium transferase, translating to MSNLFRYLPSVDEVLSGLIKAEGIEDLPRPLVKDLVNEFLDICREEIRAGAFSEAGQLSAKALSPRLTAYVRSKARPHFRRVLNATGVVIHTNLGRSLLAKPAIEAVTEACAHYSNCEFDLATGKRGSRYSHVERILCDITGAEAALVVNNNAAAVFIMLETLAKGHEVIVSRGQLVEIGGSFRIPDVMAKSGARLREVGATNRTHVHDYENAIGDETAALMRVHTSNFRVVGFTKEVGLAEMRVLGDRYGLPVIEDLGSGTLYSLAGEGLLGEPTVQQVVAQGADVVSFSGDKVLGGPQAGIIVGRKEYIDRIKKNPINRAVRIDKMTLAALEATLRLYLDMDEARRRIPTLNMITSSPEALKSKARRLAEAVREALGDRVEVGMKKGFSRVGGGSFPEYDLPGTMVTVDIRGITAQALRGALLDTDPPLVARIEDDEFLLDPRTLGSSELKLAARALEQAADALTE from the coding sequence ATGAGCAATCTTTTCAGGTACCTGCCGTCCGTGGACGAGGTCCTTTCCGGTTTGATCAAGGCCGAGGGCATTGAGGATTTACCCCGTCCGCTGGTCAAGGATCTCGTCAACGAGTTCCTGGACATCTGCCGCGAGGAGATCCGTGCGGGTGCGTTCTCCGAGGCCGGGCAACTTTCGGCAAAGGCCCTGTCGCCCCGGTTGACCGCCTACGTCCGGTCCAAGGCGCGGCCCCACTTTCGCCGGGTGCTCAACGCCACGGGCGTGGTCATTCACACCAATCTGGGCCGCTCTCTATTGGCCAAGCCCGCCATCGAGGCCGTAACCGAGGCCTGCGCCCATTATTCCAACTGCGAGTTCGACCTGGCCACGGGCAAGCGCGGCAGCCGCTACTCCCACGTGGAGCGGATTCTCTGCGACATCACCGGGGCCGAGGCCGCACTGGTGGTCAACAACAATGCGGCCGCCGTGTTCATCATGCTCGAAACCCTGGCCAAGGGGCATGAGGTCATCGTCTCGCGCGGCCAGTTGGTGGAGATCGGCGGTTCCTTCCGCATCCCGGACGTCATGGCCAAGTCCGGCGCGCGCCTGAGGGAGGTAGGGGCCACCAACCGGACCCATGTCCATGACTACGAGAACGCCATTGGCGACGAGACCGCCGCGCTCATGCGCGTGCACACCTCCAATTTTCGCGTGGTCGGCTTTACCAAGGAGGTCGGCCTGGCCGAGATGCGTGTGCTCGGGGACCGCTACGGGCTTCCGGTCATCGAGGATCTGGGGTCCGGCACCCTCTATTCCCTGGCGGGGGAGGGCCTGCTCGGTGAGCCCACGGTGCAGCAGGTGGTGGCCCAGGGCGCTGACGTGGTCTCGTTTTCGGGCGACAAGGTCCTGGGCGGCCCCCAGGCGGGCATCATTGTCGGCCGTAAGGAATATATCGACCGTATCAAGAAAAACCCGATCAACCGAGCCGTGCGCATCGATAAGATGACCCTGGCCGCCCTGGAGGCGACCCTGCGGCTGTATCTCGACATGGACGAGGCGCGACGCAGGATTCCGACCTTGAACATGATCACCTCCTCGCCCGAGGCCCTCAAGTCCAAGGCGCGGCGGTTGGCCGAGGCTGTGCGCGAGGCCCTGGGCGACCGGGTCGAGGTCGGCATGAAAAAGGGCTTCTCCCGCGTGGGCGGCGGCTCTTTTCCCGAGTACGACCTGCCCGGCACCATGGTCACCGTGGACATCCGGGGGATCACGGCGCAGGCTTTGCGCGGCGCGTTGCTCGACACCGACCCGCCGCTGGTGGCGCGCATTGAGGACGATGAATTTTTGCTGGACCCGCGCACCCTGGGGTCCTCCGAACTCAAGTTGGCTGCCCGCGCCCTGGAACAGGCCGCGGATGCACTGACCGAATAA
- the selB gene encoding selenocysteine-specific translation elongation factor: MPVIMGTAGHIDHGKTTLIKALTGIDCDRLSEEKKRGITIELGFAFLDLGEGDRLGIVDVPGHEKFVKNMVAGAAGVDFVVLVIAADEGIMPQTREHLEICQLLGVTTGLVVLTKIDMVDAEWLEMVREEAAAYLEPTFLGGALILPVSAHTGQGLDALRDALRKLVAEFRPRRRSDLFRLPVDRVFTMKGHGTVVTGTMISGSISVGEDVRLYPGETATKVRSLQSHGESVETAQAGRRTAVNLAGLEVDDVHRGDVLARPGSLFPSDVWDIELTVLASSRLPLKHRKEIHFHHGAREVLARIYLLDRDELAPGETAVCQARFTEPMAGVWGDRIVLRSFSPLRAFAGGRVIGPSGHRVKRFSEDVDLLARLASDAPEDVAEAQLALAGAKGLSFAELLTMTNLETKGLEKTLGVLGGQRRAVLFDKETRRYAGGELAERLSSELLEFLKGFHRRESMKPGVQRGELASSWGRDLPPKFLHFLLERLLKQGGIEVEQEVIRLKGHKVSLASDQAKVRERILSAYVGGGATPPNLKDVLEPLGLDAKQAAPVLKLLQDQGELIRIKDDMYYHTPALHGIRDGIIGFFADHREMTAPDFKELTGLSRKYLIPVLEYFDKEKLTVRVGDARRLRKRS; encoded by the coding sequence ATGCCCGTCATCATGGGAACCGCCGGCCACATCGACCACGGCAAGACCACACTCATCAAGGCGCTCACCGGCATCGACTGCGACCGGTTGTCCGAAGAAAAGAAGCGCGGCATCACCATCGAACTGGGATTCGCCTTCCTGGATCTCGGCGAAGGGGACCGGTTGGGCATCGTGGACGTGCCCGGCCACGAGAAATTCGTCAAGAATATGGTCGCGGGCGCGGCGGGCGTGGACTTCGTGGTCCTGGTCATCGCCGCCGACGAGGGCATCATGCCCCAGACCCGCGAGCATCTGGAGATCTGCCAGCTCCTGGGCGTGACCACCGGCCTGGTGGTCCTGACCAAGATCGACATGGTTGATGCGGAGTGGTTGGAGATGGTCCGGGAGGAGGCGGCCGCCTACCTGGAACCGACCTTTCTCGGCGGCGCGCTCATCCTGCCGGTTTCCGCCCACACCGGCCAGGGGCTGGACGCTCTCAGGGATGCGCTCAGGAAATTGGTGGCCGAGTTCCGGCCCCGGCGGCGCTCAGATCTCTTCCGGCTGCCCGTGGACCGGGTCTTCACCATGAAGGGCCACGGTACCGTGGTCACCGGGACCATGATTTCCGGCTCCATCTCCGTGGGCGAGGACGTCCGTCTCTATCCCGGCGAGACCGCCACCAAGGTGCGCAGCCTGCAATCCCACGGCGAATCCGTGGAAACGGCTCAGGCGGGGCGGCGCACCGCCGTGAACCTGGCCGGGCTGGAGGTGGACGACGTCCATCGGGGCGACGTCCTGGCCCGACCCGGCAGTCTGTTCCCGTCCGATGTCTGGGATATCGAACTGACCGTGCTCGCATCCTCGCGCCTGCCGCTGAAGCACCGCAAGGAGATTCATTTCCATCACGGCGCGCGGGAAGTCCTGGCGCGCATCTATCTGCTCGACCGCGACGAGCTTGCGCCCGGCGAGACGGCCGTCTGCCAGGCCCGTTTCACCGAGCCCATGGCCGGAGTCTGGGGCGACCGCATCGTCCTGCGCTCCTTCTCGCCTCTGCGTGCCTTTGCGGGCGGGAGGGTCATCGGGCCGTCCGGTCACCGCGTGAAGCGGTTCTCCGAGGACGTGGACCTGCTGGCGCGGCTCGCCTCGGACGCGCCCGAAGACGTGGCCGAGGCCCAGTTGGCGCTGGCCGGGGCCAAGGGCTTGAGCTTCGCCGAGCTGTTGACCATGACCAACCTGGAGACGAAGGGGCTGGAAAAGACCCTGGGAGTGCTCGGCGGGCAACGGAGGGCCGTGCTTTTCGACAAGGAGACCCGGCGCTATGCGGGCGGGGAATTGGCCGAGCGGCTGTCTTCGGAGCTCCTTGAATTTCTGAAGGGTTTTCATCGACGGGAATCCATGAAGCCCGGGGTGCAGCGGGGCGAACTGGCCTCGTCCTGGGGGCGGGATTTGCCGCCCAAGTTTCTGCATTTTCTTCTCGAACGGCTGCTCAAGCAGGGCGGGATCGAGGTCGAGCAGGAGGTCATCCGGCTCAAGGGGCACAAGGTTTCTCTCGCCTCGGATCAGGCCAAGGTCCGCGAGAGAATCCTGTCCGCCTATGTCGGGGGCGGGGCCACGCCGCCTAATCTCAAGGATGTGCTCGAACCGCTCGGACTGGACGCCAAGCAGGCCGCGCCCGTGCTCAAGTTGTTGCAGGACCAGGGCGAGCTGATCCGCATCAAGGACGATATGTACTACCACACTCCGGCGTTGCACGGCATCCGTGACGGCATCATCGGCTTCTTCGCCGATCATAGGGAGATGACTGCCCCGGACTTCAAGGAACTGACCGGGCTTTCGCGCAAGTATCTCATTCCGGTCCTTGAATATTTCGACAAGGAGAAATTGACCGTGCGTGTGGGCGATGCCCGCCGTCTGCGCAAACGGTCTTGA